In one Salipiger abyssi genomic region, the following are encoded:
- the hflX gene encoding GTPase HflX → MTRAWVLHPDIRSDRDRRDAEMALEEAMALAAALPDLEVAGGIVVPLRDPHPGTLFGSGKIAELKAQLEEDEIELVLVDGPVTPVQQRNLEKEWGVKLLDRTGLILEIFSDRAATREGVLQVEMAALSYQRTRLVRAWTHLERQRGGLGFVGGPGETQIEADRRAIDEQLVRLRRQLDRVVKTRDLHRKARAKVPYPIVALVGYTNAGKSTLFNRLTGAEVMAKDMLFATLDPTMRAVRLPTGIEVILSDTVGFISDLPTELVAAFRATLEEVLAADIILHVRDISHPNTEEQARDVAAILSSLGVREEVPLLEIWNKTDRLEPEARAAVATRAEREETVFAVSALTGDGLDPMLQAVTGRLQGETVEEALVLGFDDGRRRSWLFGKGLVQDERQEEDGFHLTVRWSAKDRAQFETL, encoded by the coding sequence GTGACCCGCGCCTGGGTCCTGCATCCTGACATCCGCTCGGATCGCGACCGACGCGATGCCGAGATGGCTCTGGAAGAGGCGATGGCGCTGGCTGCCGCGCTCCCCGACCTGGAGGTCGCGGGGGGTATTGTCGTGCCGTTGCGCGATCCGCACCCGGGCACGCTCTTCGGCTCCGGCAAGATCGCCGAGCTGAAGGCGCAGCTCGAGGAGGACGAGATCGAGCTGGTGCTGGTCGACGGGCCGGTGACGCCGGTGCAGCAGCGCAATCTGGAAAAGGAATGGGGCGTTAAGCTGCTCGACCGGACCGGGCTGATCCTCGAGATCTTCTCCGACCGGGCGGCGACGCGCGAGGGCGTGTTGCAGGTCGAGATGGCGGCGCTTTCCTATCAGCGCACGCGGCTGGTGCGGGCCTGGACCCACCTTGAGCGTCAGCGCGGGGGGCTGGGCTTTGTCGGCGGCCCCGGCGAGACGCAGATCGAGGCGGACCGGCGCGCCATCGACGAACAGCTCGTGCGGCTGCGCCGGCAGCTCGATAGGGTGGTCAAGACCCGCGATCTGCACCGCAAGGCGCGCGCCAAGGTGCCGTATCCCATCGTCGCGCTGGTGGGCTATACCAACGCGGGAAAATCCACGCTGTTCAACCGGCTGACCGGCGCCGAGGTGATGGCCAAGGACATGCTCTTTGCCACGCTCGACCCGACCATGCGGGCGGTGCGGCTGCCCACGGGAATCGAGGTGATCCTGTCGGACACGGTGGGGTTCATCTCTGACCTGCCGACCGAGCTGGTGGCCGCCTTCCGCGCCACGCTCGAAGAGGTGCTGGCGGCCGATATCATCCTGCATGTGCGCGATATCTCGCATCCCAATACCGAGGAGCAGGCGCGCGATGTCGCGGCGATCCTGAGCTCTCTGGGCGTGCGCGAGGAGGTGCCGCTGCTGGAGATCTGGAACAAGACCGACCGGCTGGAGCCGGAGGCGCGCGCGGCGGTCGCAACGCGGGCCGAGCGCGAGGAGACGGTCTTTGCGGTCTCGGCGCTGACCGGCGACGGGCTCGACCCGATGTTGCAGGCGGTGACCGGGCGGCTTCAGGGCGAGACCGTGGAAGAGGCGCTGGTGCTGGGCTTCGACGACGGGCGCCGGCGGTCCTGGCTCTTCGGCAAGGGGCTGGTGCAGGACGAGCGTCAAGAGGAGGACGGGTTCCACCTCACAGTGCGCTGGTCGGCGAAGGATCGGGCGCAGTTCGAAACGCTCTGA
- a CDS encoding phosphotransferase family protein — MTGPAGATHLDKPEARALARAALAERRPGRDYGLGCLKNIDKPLRAQVFCAAHPEERLTVKVFAPAGAEKARAQAARQAAVAGALPGRAPDVLFFDEARLVLGMTYADGPSLAALWPHLSADEARARLEDAGRWLAALHDLSAEAHPFRPKGQIAWLHRLLGWHAEGKRAIPEIAAFRAEVAALEALALELRGRPARRAVTHRDLHLSNLVATDTGLVGLDFENDRPDEPLRDLVALLVDAMAQPGTAEDLHRSAEALRRGYGETGTDPQVSLVLQRLFALGIWAATPDAPSLRQSARYLAAREILAAEAPLFA, encoded by the coding sequence ATGACCGGCCCCGCCGGCGCCACGCATCTCGACAAGCCCGAGGCGCGGGCGCTGGCCCGCGCGGCGCTGGCGGAGCGGCGGCCCGGGCGCGATTACGGGCTGGGCTGTCTCAAGAACATCGACAAGCCGCTGCGCGCACAGGTCTTTTGCGCGGCCCATCCCGAAGAGCGGCTGACGGTCAAGGTCTTCGCCCCCGCCGGGGCCGAGAAGGCCCGCGCCCAGGCGGCGCGGCAGGCGGCGGTGGCCGGCGCCCTGCCCGGTCGGGCGCCAGACGTGCTGTTCTTCGATGAGGCGCGGCTGGTGCTGGGCATGACCTATGCGGACGGACCGAGCCTCGCCGCGCTCTGGCCGCATCTGAGCGCCGATGAGGCCAGAGCGCGGCTTGAAGACGCCGGGCGCTGGCTGGCGGCGCTGCATGATCTGAGCGCCGAGGCGCATCCGTTCCGGCCCAAGGGCCAGATCGCCTGGCTGCACCGGCTGCTCGGCTGGCATGCGGAGGGCAAGCGCGCCATCCCCGAGATCGCGGCGTTTCGTGCCGAGGTGGCGGCGCTGGAGGCGCTGGCCCTGGAACTGCGCGGCAGGCCGGCACGGCGCGCGGTGACCCATCGCGACCTGCACCTGTCGAATCTCGTCGCCACGGACACCGGGCTGGTCGGGCTCGATTTCGAGAATGACAGGCCGGACGAGCCGCTGCGCGATCTGGTGGCGCTGCTCGTCGATGCCATGGCGCAGCCGGGCACAGCGGAAGATCTCCACCGCAGCGCCGAGGCGCTGCGTCGCGGCTATGGCGAGACCGGAACCGACCCGCAGGTGTCGCTTGTCCTGCAGAGGCTCTTTGCGCTGGGGATCTGGGCCGCCACGCCGGACGCGCCGTCGTTGCGGCAGAGCGCACGCTACCTTGCCGCGCGCGAAATCCTGGCCGCCGAAGCGCCGCTCTTCGCCTGA
- a CDS encoding penicillin acylase family protein, translating into MATLFRWLLRLASAAIFLTVIVVALVYYLASRSLPDYDKELAVDGIGAGVEIVRDNSAVPHIFAETDADAFFGLGYAHAQDRLWQMVLMRRTVQGRLSEIFGRRTLDTDLLMRRLDLYPLAVRSVAAQDPQAMAALRAYAAGVNTRIDEINAESLGRGAPEFFLFNAPVAPWQPADSIALVKLMALQLSGQFRDEILRARTSLLLPDPDRLADILPDAPGSGTAALPEYASLFPGKTMPRYAGTPHPEGPLSPVPERGFAGASNAWAAAPSRSAGGGTLLANDPHLGFTAPSTWYLARLQLAGGGVIGGTIPGVPAVMLGRSQRLAWGITSSYLDDQDLYIEELNPDNPQEYRTPDGWKRFETRRTIVEIKDEAPVTVTLRWTDNGPVLPKSRFDLEAITPPGHVVSMSWTALSGEDSSLSGALRLMRAGSVEEALEAAPLYVAPAQMLTVIDREHIGLKLVGAMPRRDAAHQSQGRLPSPGWIEANRWQGMLPDASNPVWTDPAGGIVGNTNNKIIDRPFPLHVSYDWGDSQRVMRWTQLMQGRQVHTRDSFIEAQLDTVSPAARTLLPLIGRDLWYTGEAAPAGTPERQRQRALELLANWNGEMNEHLPEPLIYAAWLRALQERLIRDELGPLADAFDHVEPLFIERVYRNVDGAGVWCDVIRSVAVESCSDISRMALDDALVWIGEQYGTALESLRWGDAHQAMHKHTVLGDIPLLRYFVNIRQSSSGGDFTLERGRTSGRDPEPFLSVHGATYRGVYDFADPDSSVFINSTGQSGHFLSRHYDDLGTLWRRGEYIPMSLDAGLARAASIGVTQLVPSAQ; encoded by the coding sequence ACTCTTCCGATGGCTTCTCAGGCTCGCCTCGGCGGCGATCTTTCTGACCGTCATCGTGGTGGCGCTGGTCTATTACCTCGCCTCGCGCTCGCTGCCCGATTACGACAAGGAGCTGGCGGTGGACGGTATCGGCGCCGGGGTCGAGATCGTGCGCGACAATTCCGCGGTGCCGCATATCTTTGCCGAAACCGACGCGGATGCGTTTTTCGGGCTGGGCTATGCCCATGCGCAGGACCGGCTCTGGCAGATGGTGCTGATGCGGCGCACGGTGCAGGGGCGGCTGTCGGAGATCTTCGGACGGCGCACGCTCGACACCGACCTGCTGATGCGGCGGCTCGATCTCTATCCGCTGGCGGTGCGTTCGGTGGCGGCGCAGGATCCGCAGGCAATGGCGGCGCTGCGCGCCTATGCCGCCGGTGTGAACACGCGCATCGACGAGATCAATGCCGAGAGCCTCGGGCGCGGCGCGCCGGAGTTTTTCCTGTTCAACGCGCCGGTGGCCCCCTGGCAGCCCGCCGACAGCATCGCGCTGGTCAAGCTCATGGCGCTGCAACTCTCCGGCCAGTTCCGCGACGAGATCCTGCGCGCCCGTACCTCGCTGCTGCTGCCCGATCCCGACCGGCTGGCCGATATCCTGCCCGACGCGCCGGGCAGCGGCACCGCCGCGCTGCCCGAATATGCCAGCCTGTTTCCCGGCAAGACCATGCCGCGCTATGCCGGCACGCCGCATCCGGAGGGCCCGCTCTCGCCGGTTCCCGAGCGCGGCTTTGCCGGCGCCTCCAACGCCTGGGCTGCGGCGCCCTCGCGTTCGGCGGGCGGCGGCACGCTGCTGGCCAACGACCCGCATCTGGGCTTTACCGCGCCCTCGACCTGGTATCTGGCACGGCTGCAACTGGCGGGGGGCGGCGTGATCGGCGGCACCATTCCCGGCGTGCCGGCGGTGATGCTGGGCCGCTCGCAGCGGCTGGCCTGGGGGATCACCTCGTCTTATCTGGACGATCAGGATCTCTATATCGAAGAGCTGAACCCCGACAATCCGCAGGAATACCGCACGCCCGACGGCTGGAAACGCTTCGAGACCCGCCGCACCATCGTCGAGATCAAGGACGAGGCCCCGGTCACCGTCACCCTGCGCTGGACCGACAACGGCCCCGTGCTGCCGAAAAGCCGCTTCGATCTGGAGGCGATCACCCCGCCCGGCCATGTGGTCAGCATGAGCTGGACGGCGCTCTCGGGTGAGGACAGCTCGCTCAGCGGCGCGCTGCGGCTGATGCGGGCGGGCAGCGTCGAGGAGGCGCTGGAGGCCGCACCGCTCTACGTGGCGCCCGCGCAGATGCTGACGGTGATCGACCGCGAGCATATCGGGCTGAAACTGGTGGGCGCCATGCCGCGCCGCGACGCCGCGCATCAGAGCCAGGGCCGCCTGCCCTCGCCCGGCTGGATCGAGGCCAATCGCTGGCAGGGCATGCTGCCCGACGCCTCCAACCCGGTCTGGACCGACCCGGCGGGCGGCATCGTCGGCAACACCAACAACAAGATCATCGACCGGCCCTTCCCGCTGCATGTGAGCTATGACTGGGGCGACAGCCAGCGGGTGATGCGCTGGACCCAGCTCATGCAGGGCCGTCAGGTGCACACGCGCGACAGTTTCATCGAGGCCCAGCTCGACACCGTGTCGCCCGCCGCGCGCACGCTCTTGCCGCTGATCGGGCGCGATCTTTGGTATACCGGAGAGGCCGCCCCCGCCGGCACGCCGGAGCGTCAGCGCCAGCGCGCGCTGGAGCTGCTGGCGAACTGGAACGGCGAGATGAACGAGCATCTGCCCGAGCCGCTGATCTACGCCGCCTGGCTGCGCGCGCTTCAGGAGCGGCTGATCCGCGACGAGCTGGGGCCGCTGGCCGATGCCTTCGACCATGTAGAGCCGCTGTTCATCGAGCGGGTCTATCGCAATGTGGACGGCGCCGGGGTCTGGTGCGACGTGATCCGCTCGGTCGCGGTGGAGAGCTGCTCGGACATCTCGCGCATGGCGCTCGACGACGCGCTGGTCTGGATCGGCGAGCAGTATGGCACGGCGCTGGAAAGCCTGCGCTGGGGCGATGCGCATCAGGCGATGCACAAGCATACGGTGCTGGGCGACATCCCGCTGCTGCGCTATTTCGTCAATATCCGCCAGAGCAGTTCGGGCGGCGATTTCACCCTGGAGCGCGGGCGCACATCGGGCCGCGATCCCGAGCCCTTCCTCAGCGTGCATGGCGCCACATATCGCGGCGTCTACGATTTCGCCGATCCCGACAGCTCGGTCTTTATCAATTCCACCGGGCAATCGGGGCATTTCCTGTCGCGCCATTACGACGATCTCGGCACGCTCTGGCGGCGCGGCGAATATATCCCGATGTCGCTCGATGCCGGGCTGGCGCGGGCAGCCTCGATCGGGGTAACGCAACTGGTTCCGAGCGCGCAATGA